In the Caenorhabditis elegans chromosome X genome, one interval contains:
- the zmp-5 gene encoding Peptidase metallopeptidase domain-containing protein (Confirmed by transcript evidence), producing MTVWRRWWYLYILSGFIINNVMLESKSRVKRYSIEGSYWGKSVITYRLKQPSQRMSLSQQKAVFARAFATWEEHTRLWFVAVDDEDEQKANIDIVFAAGDHEDGEPFDGKGNILAHAFFPRYGGDVHFDEDELWSANKTKGVDLYAVAVHEIGHSLGLKHSSNHLSIMAPFYKQYTGAVMHLHQDDISAVKRLYGAPVKIRKKASEHHIWRSELCTKPYLDAVTTLKNGTILAFRGKMFFELKTTRKWLLPRKINRIFPFEGPLEAATTDRHGNVYFFKKDTYWVMTKHGDMMNGYPKKISQGLTDTPDGINAALYYHEDGKPYFFKKSYFWQYSRYGKHKLWPRAIVSIFENQNSPPEIDAAFQLNNTSSFLFHQNKYWKVSGDPMRIEKGFPRSLSRDWFNCL from the exons ATGACCGTTTGGCGGCGGTGGTGGTACCTCTACATCTTATCTGGATTCATCATCAAT AACGTAATGTTAGAATCGAAATCGCGTGTGAAGCGGTATTCAATTGAAG GATCATACTGGGGAAAGAGCGTTATAACGTACCGATTAAAGCAACCCAGTCAACGGATGAGTTTGAGCCAACAAAAAGCAGTATTTGCAAGAGCATTCGCG ACATGGGAAGAACACACTCGTCTCTGGTTTGTCGCCGTGGATGATGAAGATGAGCAGAAAGCCAACATTGATATCGTTTTCGCCGCCGGCGATCATGAAGACGGAGAGCCGTTCGATGGGaaag GAAACATTCTAGCTCATGCATTTTTTCCCAGATACGGAGGAGATGTGCATTTTGATGAAGACGAACTATGGAGCGCCAACAAAACAA AAGGTGTTGACTTATATGCAGTGGCAGTTCATGAAATAGGCCATTCCCTGGGCTTGAAGCACTCTTCAAACCACTTATCCATTATGGCTCCGTTCTACAAACAGTACACGGGAGCAGTTATGCATCTCCATCAAG ATGACATTTCTGCTGTAAAACGGTTATACGGGGCACCAgtaaaaatacgaaaaaaagcGTCAGAACATCACATTTGGAGATCTGAACTGTGTACTAAACCGTACCTTGATGCAGTTACCACATTGAAGAACGGAACAATTTTGGCGTTCAGAG GTAAGatgttttttgaactgaagACAACACGAAAATGGCTGTTGCCAAGGAAAATAAATCGCATTTTTCCATTTGAGGGTCCATTAGAAGCAGCTACCACCGATAGACATGggaatgtatattttttcaaa AAAGACACATACTGGGTGATGACGAAACACGGGGATATGATGAACGGGTATCCAAAGAAGATTTCACAGGGACTCACAGACACTCCTGATGGAATCAATGCAGCTTTATATTACCATGAAGATGGAAaaccatattttttcaaaa AATCTTATTTCTGGCAATATTCTCGTTACGGAAAACACAAGTTATGGCCGCGTGCAATTgtgtcgatttttgaaaatcag AATTCACCTCCTGAAATTGATGCTGCATTCCAGTTGAATAATACTTCGTCTTTTCtgtttcatcaaaataaatattggaaAGTTAGCGGAGATCCGATGCGGATAGAAAAAGGATTTCCAAGGTCTCTATCAAGAGATTGGTTTAATTGTCTCTGA
- the C02B4.3 gene encoding Phage_int_SAM_5 domain-containing protein (Predicted) has product MFQIIQPRYLTAKQHLALVTAICQGQVKIKKQDKCNFPKWLEKIANKFYENTCNWIDYSLPYISSEDVSNFLHIRDIRLANRERLNFIIANTANPYHVSTYSTMIRMLKTVIETEIIAIEYECKNHLDFFIKCRMIRFPTHFRM; this is encoded by the exons ATGTTCCAAATCATTCAACCTCGATATCTCACAGCAAAGCAGCATCTTGCTCTTGTTACTGCAATTTGTCAAGGTCAAGTGAAGATAAAAAAGCAGGACAAGTGTAACTTCCCGAAATGGCttgaa aaaatcgccAACAAATTCTATGAGAACACTTGCAATTGGATTGACTATAGC cttcCATACATAAGCAGTGAGGATGTCAGCAATTTCCTTCACATCAGGGATATTCGTTTGGCTAACAGGGAACGCTTGAATTTTATCATCGCAAACACTGCAAATCCATATCACGTG TCGACGTACTCTACAATGATTCGAATGCTCAAGACTGTCATTGAAACAGAAATCATTGCAATTGAGTACGAATGCAAGAATCATCTTGACTTCTTCATCAAATGCAGAATGATCCGTTTCCCAACACACTTCAGAATGTGA
- the nlp-76 gene encoding Neuropeptide-Like Protein (Product from WormBase gene class nlp;~Confirmed by transcript evidence), which translates to MSRKFLLVFIAICVLSQNAMALRGALFRSGRSLIHRQSQNEEAVLNQPHLLPAEKRSPIVELYPVVDSGNVEPEAFPAYFRF; encoded by the exons ATGAGCCGAAAATTTCTTCTTG tgttcATCGCAATCTGCGTGCTCTCCCAAAACGCTATGGCCCTCCGTGGTGCACTATTCCGTTCTGGACGTAGCCTCATACACCGTCAAAGTCAAAACGAAGAGGCCGTTCTCAACCAACCACATCTTTTGCCCGCCGAAAAACGTTCCCCG ATCGTTGAGCTGTATCCCGTGGTTGACTCTGGCAATGTAGAACCTGAAGCGTTCCCCGCTTACTTCcggttctaa
- the nhr-17 gene encoding Nuclear Hormone Receptor family (Product from WormBase gene class nhr;~Confirmed by transcript evidence), whose protein sequence is MLAYEGPLAETNYSRQKAKEMAKKFIPGELCSVCGDVASGIHYSVAACNGCKTFFRRVVLENRTYSCKNNGDCIIDKSMRCSCRHCRYKKCIIAGMDRGELSMERRRKRKKLNGLEGSEESWETEDALINLLLYKETLYQKLLLSSAMMIHTSLREALDMTQIAFNDENHTYDERMDPKYPTNFSYWRAKILTVLVEWAKSFEVFSHLIPEDQKRLFIHTAFSNLVLAEAFHTPEKYNDRIVFPDGLCGFRNVAQSVSTDGVSNKTFGLTPTVVAVINDVLVPIRRMRLTKVEYVLLQAIIFFDPDCLSLTKHGSQLIAAKRKRLLDSLQKWLHQQTKDSIEASTRFAEILLRICNVQKVAAFKRETLCTIETFELMQPHPFTMEISKSYPDFSYF, encoded by the exons ATGCTAGCCTATGAAGGCCCGCTAGCAGAAACCAATTACTCACGTCAAAAAGCAAAGGAAATGGCCAAGAAATTCATACCAG GTGAACTGTGCAGTGTTTGTGGTGACGTAGCATCTGGAATTCACTACTCGGTGGCCGCTTGCAACGGGtgcaaaacgttttttcgtAGAGTCGTTTTAGAG aatcgaACGTATTCCTGTAAAAATAATGGAGACTGTATAATTGACAAATCAATGCGATGCTCTTGCCGACATTGTCGttacaaaaaatgcataattGCCGGAATGGATCGCGGAGAATTGAGCATGGAACGACGACGgaaacgaaaaaagttgaacggATTAGAAGGATCCGAAGAAAGCTGGGAAACTGAGGATGCTCTTATCAATTTGTTGTTGTATAAAGAAACTTT ataccaAAAGCTACTGCTCTCCTCCGCAATGATGATACACACTTCTCTGCGGGAAGCGTTGGACATGACACAAATTGCATTCAATGATGAAAACCATACA TATGATGAGCGAATGGATCCAAAATACCCAACAAACTTTTCTTATTGGcgagcaaaaattttaactgttcTTGTCGAATGGGCAAAATCGTTTGAg gtattcAGTCATTTAATACCGGAAGATCAAAAACGACTCTTCATCCACACGGCGTTTTCTAATTTAGTCTTAGCAGAAGCATTTCACACTCCAGAAAAATACAACGATCGGATAGTGTTTCCAGATGGACTCTGTGG ATTTCGAAACGTTGCTCAATCAGTTTCCACGGATGGTGTTTCGAACAAAACGTTTGGATTGACGCCGACCGTGGTTGCCGTAATAAATGACGTTCTCGTTCCAATAAGAAGAATGCGACTAACAAAAGTTGAATATGTTTTGCTGCAAGCAATTATTTTCTTCGATCCTG attgtctTTCCCTGACAAAACACGGCTCCCAACTCATTGCTGCCAAACGCAAGCGACTTCTGGATTCCCTTCAAAAATGGCTTCATCAACAAACGAAAGACTCAATTGAAGCGTCCACCAGATTTGCGGAAATCCTCCTCAGAATCTGTAATGTACAG aaagtgGCGGCATTCAAACGAGAAACACTGTGCACAATTGAGACATTCGAATTGATGCAGCCACATCCGTTCACCatggaaatttctaaaagttaTCCCGACTTttcatatttctga